From the genome of Halomonas sp. MCCC 1A13316, one region includes:
- a CDS encoding uracil-xanthine permease family protein has product MRKIQNTSIFDFQGRPSLAKALPLSLQHVLAMIAGVITPPIIIAGVVGATPEEKLLLIQIAVLASGVCTLFHLYGVWKFGARLPAIFGVGFAYVPTLIAVGAQYGIEGILGAQLIGGITMMVVGYFIQYVRHLFPPVVAGTVVLVIGLSLYDIAVRYMAGSGNASAPGFGDPQNWIVGLVTLATVLVASQFGKGVIKLSAIIVGILVGYALSLSLGMVDFASVAQASWVAVPQVMPFAMEFHASAIAAMVVICVINSVQTIGDLSATTVGGMNRELRTPELTGGLLGNGLTTTISAFFGALPTSTFSQNVGIVAMTKVISRFVLALAGGFMLLAGFSPKFGAIMTTIPYPVLGGATITVFGMITMTGIKLLIKDELSARNMTIVGLALALSLGIAEVPAAIERFPEWLQNLVGGAPIVVAAITAFVLNLLLPNTTLADEAREREAMARADAGDTEAGATPALDELGRERHKRAGPGGAQAAPNNARSG; this is encoded by the coding sequence ATGCGAAAGATTCAGAACACTTCGATTTTCGACTTCCAAGGCCGGCCTTCGCTGGCCAAGGCATTGCCCTTGTCGCTACAGCATGTCCTGGCCATGATCGCTGGCGTCATCACGCCGCCGATCATCATCGCAGGCGTTGTGGGCGCCACGCCGGAAGAGAAGCTTTTACTGATACAGATCGCCGTGCTGGCCTCGGGAGTCTGTACGCTGTTCCACCTTTATGGGGTATGGAAATTCGGCGCAAGGCTGCCGGCGATTTTCGGTGTGGGATTTGCCTACGTGCCGACGTTGATCGCCGTGGGGGCACAATATGGCATCGAGGGGATTCTCGGTGCCCAGCTGATCGGCGGAATTACCATGATGGTGGTGGGCTACTTCATCCAGTATGTTCGCCACCTCTTTCCGCCGGTGGTGGCGGGTACGGTGGTGCTGGTCATTGGTCTGTCACTCTACGACATCGCGGTGCGTTACATGGCCGGCAGTGGCAACGCCAGCGCCCCCGGTTTCGGCGACCCGCAGAACTGGATCGTGGGGTTGGTGACGTTGGCCACCGTGCTTGTCGCCTCACAGTTCGGCAAGGGGGTCATCAAGCTCTCGGCCATCATCGTCGGCATTCTCGTCGGCTACGCGCTGTCGCTGTCGCTGGGGATGGTCGATTTTGCTTCGGTAGCTCAGGCCAGTTGGGTGGCGGTGCCCCAAGTCATGCCCTTCGCCATGGAGTTCCATGCCTCGGCAATCGCCGCCATGGTGGTGATCTGTGTGATCAACTCGGTGCAGACCATCGGCGACCTATCGGCGACCACCGTGGGCGGCATGAATCGTGAGCTGAGGACGCCGGAGTTGACCGGTGGCCTGCTGGGGAACGGCCTGACGACGACAATTAGCGCCTTCTTCGGCGCCTTGCCCACCTCCACGTTCAGCCAGAACGTCGGCATCGTGGCCATGACCAAGGTAATCAGCCGCTTCGTGCTGGCGCTGGCCGGCGGCTTCATGCTGCTGGCGGGGTTCAGTCCCAAGTTCGGCGCGATCATGACCACCATCCCCTATCCGGTGCTCGGCGGGGCCACCATCACCGTGTTCGGCATGATCACCATGACCGGCATCAAGCTGCTAATCAAGGACGAGCTCTCCGCCCGCAACATGACCATCGTGGGCCTGGCGTTGGCGCTCAGCCTGGGTATCGCCGAGGTGCCGGCGGCGATCGAGCGTTTCCCGGAATGGCTGCAGAACCTGGTCGGCGGGGCGCCCATCGTGGTGGCCGCCATCACCGCCTTCGTGCTCAACCTGCTGCTGCCGAATACCACTCTGGCCGACGAAGCCCGCGAGCGCGAGGCAATGGCGCGTGCGGATGCCGGCGATACCGAGGCTGGTGCCACTCCCGCACTTGACGAGTTAGGGCGAGAGCGGCATAAGCGCGCTGGCCCTGGTGGAGCTCAAGCGGCGCCCAACAATGCCCGAAGCGGCTGA
- a CDS encoding phosphoribosyltransferase: MFRDRLDAAEQLALRLEHLKGTYPLVLAIPRGGVPMGRYLADALEGELDVVLVRKIRAPGSPEFAIGAISEDGTMKLDAAASQFSQEAVEREAEQQRKLLEERRQRYSPVRPPIPPEGRVVVIVDDGSATGATMEAALKTLKGRTDRLIAALGVASPSAVARLEAIADEVVCLDAPQRFMAVGQFYADFGQVEEEEVMELLEE; this comes from the coding sequence ATGTTTCGTGATCGACTGGACGCGGCCGAACAGCTGGCACTACGCCTGGAACACTTGAAGGGCACCTACCCGCTGGTACTGGCGATACCCCGCGGTGGGGTGCCCATGGGACGCTACCTGGCCGATGCCCTCGAGGGGGAACTCGATGTGGTGCTGGTGCGCAAGATACGCGCCCCGGGGAGCCCCGAGTTCGCCATCGGTGCGATCAGCGAGGATGGCACCATGAAGCTGGACGCGGCAGCCTCACAATTCTCTCAGGAGGCGGTGGAACGCGAAGCGGAGCAGCAGCGCAAGCTGCTCGAGGAGCGACGCCAACGCTATAGCCCGGTCCGCCCACCGATTCCGCCCGAGGGCCGTGTGGTGGTGATCGTCGACGACGGCAGCGCCACCGGCGCCACCATGGAAGCTGCGCTGAAAACCCTGAAGGGGCGGACTGACCGACTGATCGCTGCACTCGGCGTGGCCTCCCCCAGCGCCGTCGCCCGCCTGGAGGCGATTGCCGACGAGGTCGTCTGCCTGGATGCGCCCCAGCGATTCATGGCGGTCGGGCAGTTCTACGCCGATTTCGGTCAGGTCGAGGAAGAGGAAGTGATGGAGCTGCTCGAAGAGTGA
- a CDS encoding phasin family protein, giving the protein MSKTQEKTTQQFETLFFGPARAYGSLTLEYYEKLLSAQMEAFRSYSDLSLAQARAWTDVKDSEGLKQVFETQQKAAKELGERLQGDTKKVVDLSQEFLQKGQQLAEQNVKAASAATK; this is encoded by the coding sequence ATGAGCAAGACTCAAGAAAAGACTACCCAGCAGTTCGAAACTCTGTTCTTTGGCCCGGCGCGTGCCTATGGCTCGCTGACCCTGGAATATTACGAGAAGCTGCTGTCGGCTCAGATGGAAGCCTTCCGTAGCTACTCCGACCTGAGCCTGGCCCAGGCCCGTGCCTGGACCGATGTCAAGGACTCCGAGGGCCTCAAGCAGGTCTTCGAGACCCAGCAAAAGGCCGCCAAGGAACTGGGCGAGCGCCTGCAGGGCGACACCAAGAAAGTGGTCGACTTGAGCCAGGAGTTCCTGCAGAAGGGCCAGCAACTGGCCGAGCAGAACGTCAAGGCAGCCAGCGCCGCGACCAAGTAA
- a CDS encoding glutathione S-transferase N-terminal domain-containing protein, whose product MARVLFDLCGIDEGLRFSPYCWRVRYALAHKGLDAETRAWHFTNKEALAFADYDKVPVLVDGDDTITDSYAILRYLDRTYPEAPLLGDGMAEARARFFKHYAERALAPAMMRTIIMDLLNAIDPKDRDYFRETREKRFGRTLEEFHSPAKGLAQLDAALEPLRGCLKEADYVDGESPAAADYLLFGTFMWARVVSTADLVSNADPVYGWIERMLDLHGGLGRRAMRITDIEGAYR is encoded by the coding sequence ATGGCAAGGGTTCTCTTTGATCTCTGCGGCATCGACGAAGGATTGCGCTTCTCTCCCTACTGCTGGCGCGTACGCTACGCGCTGGCCCACAAGGGGCTCGATGCCGAGACACGCGCTTGGCACTTCACCAACAAGGAAGCGCTCGCCTTCGCCGACTACGACAAGGTGCCGGTGCTGGTCGACGGCGACGACACGATCACCGACAGCTATGCGATCCTGCGTTATCTAGATCGCACCTATCCCGAAGCTCCGCTGCTGGGAGATGGTATGGCCGAGGCTCGAGCTCGCTTCTTCAAGCACTACGCCGAGCGCGCCCTGGCGCCGGCCATGATGCGCACCATCATAATGGACCTGCTCAACGCCATCGATCCCAAGGATCGCGACTACTTCCGCGAGACCCGCGAGAAGCGCTTCGGCAGAACGCTCGAGGAATTCCACTCCCCGGCCAAGGGGCTGGCGCAACTGGATGCAGCGCTCGAGCCGTTGCGGGGGTGCTTGAAGGAAGCCGATTACGTTGACGGTGAGTCGCCTGCCGCCGCCGACTATCTGCTGTTCGGAACGTTCATGTGGGCGAGGGTAGTCTCCACCGCCGACCTGGTATCGAATGCCGACCCGGTCTACGGCTGGATAGAGCGCATGCTGGATCTGCATGGTGGGCTCGGACGCAGAGCAATGCGCATAACGGATATCGAAGGCGCCTATCGCTGA
- a CDS encoding L-lactate permease, giving the protein MSDTTLALLAFTPLILAGVLLIGFRMAARTAMPIVFVVTALIGLLAWEMSVNRVLASTLQGLILTVSILWIIFGAILLLNTLKHSGGIAAIRNGFSGISPDRRVQALIVAWLFGCFIEGASGFGTPAAVAAPLLVALGFPALSAVVVGMMIQSTPVSFGAVGTPIVVGVSGGVNMNAITEQLEAGGYTWLEYFRLIAAEVAIVHGIVGILMPLIMVVIMVRFFGANRSWKEGLSIAPFALFTGVAFVVPYALAGVLLGPEFPSMIGAMVGLAIVVPAARRGFLLPKDTWDFPERSAWPAGWIGKIEINIDDIAGKTPLSTWMGWLPYVLLALFLVASRVIDPLREALTGFAFGWSNILGEAGVSGSIAPLYLPGGILLMVVLVTAVLHRMRIGELQAAFGESSRTLLGAGFVLIFTIPMVRILINSGVNAADLVSMPVAMAQFVADSVGGVYPFFAPAVGALGAFIAGSNTVSNLMLSEFQFNVAGALGVSTAMMVALQAVGAAAGNMIAIHNVVAASATVGLLGREGETIRKTILPTLYYLIFTGLIGLIAFYVLGVTDPLMQVGG; this is encoded by the coding sequence ATGTCGGATACGACCCTAGCTCTACTCGCCTTCACGCCGCTGATACTGGCCGGCGTACTGCTTATCGGCTTTCGCATGGCCGCTCGCACCGCCATGCCGATCGTCTTCGTGGTAACCGCCCTGATCGGGCTGCTCGCCTGGGAGATGAGTGTCAATCGGGTGCTCGCCTCTACGCTCCAGGGCCTTATCCTGACCGTCTCGATCCTGTGGATCATCTTCGGCGCGATCTTGCTGTTGAATACCCTGAAGCACTCCGGCGGTATCGCGGCTATCCGCAACGGATTCTCCGGCATCAGCCCCGACCGCCGGGTGCAGGCGCTCATCGTAGCCTGGCTGTTCGGCTGTTTCATCGAGGGTGCCTCGGGCTTCGGCACGCCCGCCGCCGTGGCTGCACCGCTGTTGGTCGCGCTCGGCTTTCCCGCTCTCTCCGCCGTGGTGGTGGGCATGATGATCCAATCCACGCCGGTCTCCTTCGGTGCCGTGGGCACGCCGATCGTGGTCGGCGTCTCCGGGGGCGTCAACATGAACGCCATCACCGAGCAGCTCGAGGCCGGCGGCTACACCTGGCTCGAATACTTCCGCCTGATCGCCGCCGAAGTCGCCATCGTGCACGGCATCGTCGGCATCCTGATGCCGCTGATCATGGTGGTGATCATGGTGCGCTTCTTCGGCGCCAACCGCTCCTGGAAGGAAGGGCTCTCCATTGCGCCGTTCGCACTGTTCACCGGCGTAGCCTTCGTGGTGCCCTATGCCCTGGCGGGCGTGCTGCTGGGGCCGGAGTTCCCGTCGATGATCGGCGCCATGGTCGGCCTGGCCATCGTCGTGCCCGCGGCACGCCGCGGCTTTCTGCTGCCCAAGGATACCTGGGACTTCCCCGAGCGTAGCGCCTGGCCGGCCGGCTGGATCGGCAAGATCGAGATCAACATCGACGACATCGCCGGCAAGACCCCGCTCTCCACCTGGATGGGCTGGCTGCCCTACGTGCTGCTGGCACTGTTCCTGGTGGCGTCGCGCGTCATCGACCCGCTGCGCGAGGCGCTCACCGGCTTCGCCTTTGGCTGGAGTAACATCCTCGGCGAAGCCGGCGTCTCCGGTAGCATCGCCCCGCTATACCTGCCGGGGGGCATCCTGCTGATGGTGGTACTGGTCACCGCCGTGCTGCATCGCATGCGAATCGGCGAACTCCAGGCGGCCTTCGGCGAATCCTCACGCACGCTGCTCGGCGCCGGTTTCGTGCTCATCTTCACCATCCCCATGGTGCGGATACTGATCAACTCCGGGGTCAACGCCGCCGACCTGGTGTCGATGCCGGTGGCTATGGCTCAGTTCGTGGCCGACAGCGTGGGTGGCGTCTATCCCTTCTTCGCACCGGCAGTCGGTGCGCTGGGAGCCTTCATCGCCGGCTCGAACACCGTATCGAACCTGATGCTGTCCGAGTTCCAGTTCAATGTCGCCGGTGCGCTGGGCGTCTCCACCGCCATGATGGTGGCGCTACAGGCCGTCGGCGCCGCCGCGGGCAACATGATCGCCATCCACAACGTGGTCGCGGCCTCGGCCACCGTGGGCCTGCTCGGCCGCGAGGGCGAAACCATCCGCAAGACCATCCTGCCGACGCTCTACTATCTGATCTTCACCGGCCTGATCGGCCTGATCGCCTTCTATGTCCTCGGCGTAACCGACCCGCTGATGCAAGTCGGCGGCTGA
- a CDS encoding gamma carbonic anhydrase family protein, protein MAIYRYAEHCPEIHADVYVAETADVIGQVTLKRGASVWYQAVLRGDTDHLEVDEESNIQDGAVLHADPGFPLKVGKGVTVGHQAMLHGCTIGNGSLVGIQAVILNGAVIGENCLVAAGAVVKEGAEFPPNSLIVGAPAKVIRELSPDVIEGMARNAAGYVERGRRHASELERIG, encoded by the coding sequence ATGGCGATCTACCGGTATGCAGAACACTGCCCCGAGATTCACGCCGACGTATATGTGGCGGAAACCGCCGACGTGATCGGGCAGGTAACGCTCAAGCGTGGCGCCAGTGTCTGGTACCAGGCGGTGCTTCGCGGCGATACCGACCACCTCGAAGTGGACGAAGAGAGCAATATCCAGGACGGGGCCGTGCTGCATGCTGATCCCGGGTTTCCGCTCAAGGTGGGCAAGGGCGTGACCGTAGGTCACCAGGCGATGCTGCACGGCTGCACCATCGGCAACGGTAGCCTGGTCGGTATACAGGCGGTGATTCTTAATGGTGCCGTGATCGGCGAGAACTGCCTGGTGGCGGCGGGCGCCGTGGTCAAGGAGGGGGCCGAGTTTCCACCGAATTCGCTGATTGTCGGCGCCCCGGCAAAGGTCATTCGCGAGCTTTCACCCGACGTGATCGAGGGGATGGCCAGGAATGCGGCGGGCTATGTCGAGCGAGGCAGACGGCATGCAAGCGAGCTCGAGCGCATCGGTTGA
- the ltaE gene encoding low-specificity L-threonine aldolase, whose product MIDLRSDTVTRPTPAMREVIAHAEVGDDVWGDDPTVNAFEQGTAEQAGKAAALLFPSGTQSNLCALLTHCQRGEEVIAGQLSHLYRDEGGGAAALGGITAQALPHEDDGSLDLGALHAAVKGDDIHHARTRLLALENTFRGKVLSQAYLTAATDQAHSQGLSTHLDGARLFNAGVASGQSLAELCRGFDSVSLCFSKGLGAPVGSLLLGDADFIARARRWRKTLGGGMRQAGVLAAACQHALEHHVERLAEDHDNARRLAEGLQAVPGVEIRACDTNMVFVAFPEAHCRALQAHLEARSIMLAVGPVTRLVTHLDVSEEDIQRVVAEVGGYFAGAGSELPVSAI is encoded by the coding sequence ATGATCGATCTACGCAGTGACACCGTGACCCGACCCACACCGGCCATGCGCGAGGTCATCGCCCATGCCGAGGTGGGGGATGACGTATGGGGAGACGACCCTACGGTCAACGCCTTCGAGCAGGGCACCGCCGAGCAGGCTGGCAAGGCCGCCGCACTGTTGTTCCCCTCGGGCACGCAAAGCAATCTCTGCGCACTGCTGACCCACTGCCAGCGAGGCGAAGAGGTAATCGCCGGGCAGCTCTCTCACCTTTACCGAGACGAAGGCGGAGGAGCCGCGGCCCTGGGCGGCATTACGGCCCAGGCCCTGCCCCATGAGGACGATGGCAGCCTGGACCTAGGTGCGCTACACGCCGCGGTGAAGGGGGATGACATTCATCATGCCCGCACCCGCCTGCTGGCGCTGGAGAATACCTTTCGTGGCAAGGTGCTGTCACAGGCCTACCTGACGGCGGCAACGGACCAGGCCCACAGTCAGGGGCTTTCCACCCATCTGGACGGGGCGCGGCTGTTCAATGCCGGCGTGGCCTCGGGGCAGTCCCTCGCCGAGTTGTGCCGCGGCTTCGATTCCGTATCGTTGTGCTTCTCCAAGGGGCTCGGGGCGCCGGTGGGCTCGTTGCTGCTGGGAGACGCCGATTTCATCGCCCGGGCTCGGCGGTGGCGCAAGACGCTGGGCGGCGGCATGCGCCAGGCGGGGGTCCTGGCCGCGGCCTGCCAACATGCCCTGGAACATCACGTCGAGCGTCTGGCCGAGGACCATGACAACGCACGGCGCCTGGCCGAGGGGTTGCAGGCCGTGCCGGGAGTGGAAATCCGTGCCTGCGATACCAACATGGTATTCGTCGCGTTTCCCGAGGCACACTGCCGTGCCCTGCAGGCTCACCTCGAGGCCCGCAGCATCATGCTCGCGGTGGGGCCGGTGACCCGCCTGGTGACCCACCTGGACGTAAGTGAGGAGGACATCCAGCGGGTGGTGGCGGAGGTGGGCGGCTACTTTGCCGGTGCCGGAAGCGAGCTTCCGGTCTCGGCGATCTGA